One Papaver somniferum cultivar HN1 chromosome 10, ASM357369v1, whole genome shotgun sequence genomic window carries:
- the LOC113318273 gene encoding elongation factor 2-like yields the protein MVKFTAEELRRIMDLKHNIRNMSVIAHVDHGKSTLTDSLVAAAGIIAQETAGDVRMTDTRADEAERGITIKSTGISLYYEMSDESLKAYKGERMGNEYLINLIDSPGHVDFSSEVTAALRITDGALVVVDCIEGVCVQTETVLRQALGERIRPVLTVNKMDRCFLELQVDGEEAYQTFSRVIENANVIMATYEDPLLGDVQVYPEKGTVAFSAGLHGWAFTLTNFANMYASKFGVEHSKMMERLWGENFFDPATKKWTNKRTSSPTCKRGFVQFCYEPIKQIIATCMNDQKDKLWPMLQKLGVVMKNDEKELIGKPLMKRVMQTWLPAATALLEMMIYHLPSPHTAQKYRVENLYEGPLDDQYANAIRNCDPEGPLMLYVSKMIPASDKGRFFAFGRVFAGKVATGAKVRIMGPNYVPGGKKDLYTKSVQRTVIWMGKKQESVEDVPCGNTVALVGLDQFITKNATLTNEKEVDAHPIRAMKFSVSPVVRVAVQCKVASDLPKLVEGLKRLSKSDPMVVCTIEESGEHIIAGAGELHLEICLKDLQDDFMGGAEIVKSDPVVSFRETVLEKSSRTVMSKSPNKHNRLYMEARPLEDGLAEAIDDGRIGPRDDPKIRSKILSEEFGWDKDLAKKIWCFGPDTTGPNMVVDMCKGVQYLNEIKDSVVAGFQWASKEGVLAEENMRGICFEVCDVVLHSDAIHRGGGQVIPTARRVMYASQLTAKPRLLEPVYLVEIQAPEGALGGIYGVLNQKRGHVFEEMQRPGTPLYNIKAYLPVVESFGFSAQLRAATSGQAFPQSVFDHWDMMMADPLEAGTQAAELVTDIRKRKGLKAQMTPLSDFEDKL from the exons ATG GTGAAGTTTACAGCTGAAGAGCTTCGTCGGATCATGGACCTGAAGCATAATATCAGGAACATGTCCGTCATTGCTCATGTGGATCATG GAAAATCAACACTTACTGATTCTCTTGTGGCTGCTGCTGGTATCATTGCCCAAGAGACTGCTGGTGATGTTCGGATGACAGATACCCGTGCAGATGAGGCAGAACGTGGTATTACAATTAAATCTACTGGTATCTCTCTCTATTACGAGATGAGTGATGAGTCTTTGAAGGCCTACAAGGGTGAAAGAATGGGTAACGAGTACCTCATCAACCTTATTGATTCACCTGGTCACGTTGACTTCTCTTCTGAAGTCACAGCTGCATTACGTATCACTGATGGTGCACTTGTTGTGGTGGACTGTATTGAGGGTGTTTGCGTCCAAACCGAGACTGTCCTTCGACAAGCTCTTGGAGAAAGGATCAGGCCTGTTTTGACTGTCAACAAGATGGACAGATGTTTCCTAGAGCTACAGGTTGATGGAGAAGAGGCTTATCAGACTTTCTCCAGAGTTATTGAGAATGCCAATGTTATTATGGCCACTTATGAAGACCCACTCCTCGGTGATGTCCAGGTTTACCCTGAAAAAGGAACAGTCGCCTTCTCTGCTGGTTTGCATGGTTGGGCTTTCACTCTAACCAATTTCGCAAACATGTATGCTTCTAAGTTCGGTGTTGAACACAGTAAGATGATGGAGAGGCTTTGGGGTGAGAACTTCTTTGACCCAGCAACTAAGAAGTGGACTAATAAGAGAACCTCGTCTCCCACATGTAAGCGTGGGTTTGTCCAGTTCTGTTATGAACCCATCAAGCAGATTATTGCCACTTGCATGAATGACCAAAAGGACAAGTTGTGGCCTATGTTGCAAAAGCTTGGTGTTGTAATGAAGAATGACGAGAAGGAGTTGATTGGGAAGCCCTTGATGAAGCGTGTGATGCAGACTTGGCTCCCTGCAGCTACTGCCCTacttgaaatgatgatttatcatCTCCCCTCTCCCCACACAGCTCAGAAGTACCGTGTCGAGAACTTGTACGAGGGTCCTCTTGATGACCAGTATGCTAATGCCATCAGAAACTGTGATCCCGAAGGTCCACTTATGCTCTACGTGTCTAAAATGATTCCTGCCTCTGACAAGGGTAGATTCTTTGCCTTTGGTCGTGTCTTTGCTGGTAAGGTTGCAACAGGTGCTAAAGTCAGAATCATGGGGCCTAACTACGTTCCTGGTGGGAAGAAGGACTTGTACACCAAGAGTGTCCAGAGAACTGTTATCTGGATGGGAAAGAAACAGGAGTCAGTTGAGGATGTACCTTGTGGTAACACAGTTGCCCTGGTTGGATTAGATCAATTTATCACCAAGAATGCAACCCTCACAAACGAGAAGGAAGTTGATGCTCATCCTATCAGAGCCATGAAGTTTTCTGTCTCTCCCGTTGTTCGTGTTGCTGTACAGTGTAAGGTTGCCTCTGACCTTCCCAAGCTGGTTGAAGGTCTTAAGCGTCTGTCCAAATCCGATCCCATGGTTGTGTGTACCATTGAGGAGTCGGGCGAGCACATTATTGCAG GTGCTGGAGAACTCCATCTTGAGATCTGTTTGAAGGATTTGCAGGATGATTTCATGGGTGGTGCAGAAATCGTGAAGTCTGACCCTGTGGTGTCATTCCGTGAAACTGTGCTAGAGAAGTCTTCAAGAACTGTGATGAGCAAGTCTCCAAACAAGCACAACCGTCTGTACATGGAGGCACGCCCTCTTGAGGATGGACTCGCTGAAGCCATTGATGATGGTCGTATTGGTCCAAGAGATGATCCCAAAATTCGTTCAAAGATCTTATCTGAAGAGTTTGGATGGGACAAGGATCTTGCAAAGAAGATCTGGTGTTTTGGTCCAGATACTACTGGTCCAAACATGGTTGTGGATATGTGTAAGGGAGTTCAGTACCTTAATGAAATCAAGGATTCAGTTGTCGCTGGGTTCCAGTGGGCGTCAAAGGAAGGTGTGCTGGCAGAAGAGAACATGAGAGGTATATGCTTCGAAGTGTGTGATGTAGTTCTCCATTCTGATGCCATTCACAGAGGTGGTGGACAGGTTATTCCTACTGCTAGGAGGGTTATGTACGCATCACAGCTCACAGCTAAACCTAGACTTCTAGAACCTGTGTACCTAGTCGAGATCCAGGCTCCTGAAGGTGCTCTTGGTGGTATTTACGGTGTTCTCAATCAGAAGCGTGGTCACGTCTTTGAGGAAATGCAGAGGCCAGGAACTCCTCTCTACAACATCAAAGCATATCTACCCGTCGTGGAGTCTTTCGGTTTCTCTGCCCAGCTTAGGGCAGCCACATCAGGGCAGGCTTTCCCTCAGTCTGTGTTTGATCATTGGGATATGATGATGGCTGATCCTTTGGAGGCTGGTACTCAAGCTGCAGAGCTTGTGACGGACATCAGAAAGAGGAAGGGTTTGAAGGCCCAGATGACCCCTCTCTCCGATTTTGAGGACAAGCTTTAA